A section of the Methanocaldococcus sp. FS406-22 genome encodes:
- a CDS encoding nucleotidyltransferase family protein, producing the protein MPIGEIMDLNLKNFLKDKEEIIKDAKRKDEKSFKDFKKIVEEIKERENKDKIVCDFTEYNPLHKGHKYALERGKKHGIFISVLPGPLERSGRGIPYFLNRYIRAEMAIKAGADIVVEGPPMGIMGSGQYMRCLIKMFYSLGAEIIPRGYIPEKTMERVIDCINKGYHIQVKPYKIICIETGEILGEKLNIDNYVIASMSQMIYKLNKEGLEFNPKFVFVKRLEGISGTKIREAIFSGRFEDIKDMLPETTLEILKELYESGKLNKSILKRFEDRILETANEYDLYEYLPSNVAEILEKKKPFNNIEEIKNSLPYGFSRHFKERILSKLEARIPNETLSKYINNYPAKIRILAVRDDNRDD; encoded by the coding sequence ATGCCTATTGGTGAAATTATGGATTTAAATTTAAAAAATTTTTTGAAGGATAAAGAGGAGATAATCAAAGATGCCAAAAGAAAGGATGAAAAATCCTTCAAAGATTTTAAAAAAATAGTTGAAGAAATAAAAGAAAGGGAAAATAAAGATAAAATTGTCTGTGATTTTACTGAATACAACCCTCTACATAAAGGGCATAAGTATGCATTGGAGAGAGGAAAGAAGCATGGAATTTTTATTAGCGTTTTGCCCGGCCCATTAGAGAGAAGTGGGAGAGGTATTCCTTATTTCTTAAATAGATACATAAGGGCAGAGATGGCGATAAAAGCTGGGGCAGATATTGTTGTTGAAGGCCCTCCAATGGGTATTATGGGCTCTGGGCAGTATATGAGATGCTTAATAAAGATGTTTTATAGCTTAGGGGCTGAGATAATTCCAAGGGGTTATATTCCAGAGAAAACTATGGAGAGGGTTATAGACTGTATAAATAAGGGTTACCACATACAAGTTAAGCCCTATAAAATTATCTGTATAGAGACAGGTGAAATTTTAGGAGAAAAATTAAATATAGATAACTACGTCATTGCCTCAATGTCTCAGATGATTTATAAGCTAAATAAAGAAGGATTAGAGTTTAATCCAAAGTTTGTTTTTGTTAAGAGGTTAGAGGGAATAAGTGGAACAAAGATTAGAGAGGCAATATTCAGCGGAAGATTTGAAGATATTAAGGATATGCTTCCAGAAACCACCTTAGAGATTTTAAAAGAACTTTATGAAAGTGGAAAGCTCAACAAATCGATATTGAAAAGATTTGAAGATAGAATCTTAGAAACAGCCAATGAATATGATTTATATGAATATTTACCAAGCAATGTGGCTGAAATCTTAGAAAAGAAGAAGCCATTTAACAACATAGAGGAGATAAAAAACTCTCTACCTTATGGATTTTCAAGACATTTTAAGGAGAGGATTTTATCCAAATTGGAGGCAAGGATTCCAAATGAAACTCTATCAAAATATATAAATAACTATCCCGCAAAGATAAGGATATTGGCTGTTAGAGATGACAACAGAGACGATTAA
- a CDS encoding RNA ligase partner protein codes for MQKQRFCLDTSAFTEPSVRKALGVKTVTELTDKIMDLIAEARIKLNISCHIPYPTVYNELMGFLENERCPRDVIVKVDTWLVKKTPNRYEIKIPSEIFYEYVKDLRERINKGMRIGEEHIIKATDMVYELSKKHPEMRKNEIINKVLSKTINTFRNKYRSALRVGTLDSAPDLDVLLLAKELDAAVVASDGGIEKWAQRLGLRFVDASDFPFMLEEYLKHNDRHRR; via the coding sequence ATGCAAAAACAGAGATTCTGCTTAGATACAAGTGCTTTTACTGAACCATCAGTTAGGAAAGCGTTAGGAGTTAAAACAGTCACAGAGCTAACAGATAAAATCATGGATTTGATAGCTGAAGCGAGGATAAAATTAAATATTTCCTGTCATATCCCATACCCAACGGTATATAATGAGTTGATGGGGTTTTTGGAAAACGAGAGATGTCCAAGAGATGTGATAGTTAAAGTTGATACATGGCTTGTTAAAAAAACTCCAAATAGGTATGAGATAAAAATCCCTTCGGAGATTTTTTATGAGTATGTTAAAGATTTGAGAGAGAGGATAAATAAAGGAATGAGAATTGGAGAAGAGCATATAATAAAAGCCACAGATATGGTTTATGAATTATCAAAGAAACATCCAGAGATGCGTAAAAATGAAATCATAAATAAAGTGCTATCAAAAACAATAAATACCTTTAGAAATAAATATAGGAGTGCTTTAAGAGTGGGAACTTTAGATAGTGCCCCGGACTTAGATGTTTTACTTTTAGCCAAGGAGTTAGATGCTGCGGTAGTGGCAAGTGATGGAGGCATTGAAAAATGGGCTCAAAGATTAGGATTGAGATTCGTTGATGCCTCCGACTTCCCATTTATGCTTGAAGAATATTTAAAACATAATGATAGACATAGAAGATAA
- the pfdA gene encoding prefoldin subunit alpha: MSEDLRQKAMALEIYNQQLQMIQSELVSIRALKSEIMNSIKTIENIKADEETLIPVGPGVFLKAKIVDDKALIGVKSDIYVEKSFSEIIEDLKKSIEDLDKAEKEGMKKAEELAKAITALRKELQAGIQKAQQAQENE; encoded by the coding sequence ATGAGTGAAGATTTAAGACAGAAAGCAATGGCTTTAGAAATATACAATCAACAATTGCAAATGATTCAAAGTGAATTGGTGTCAATAAGGGCGTTAAAATCTGAAATAATGAATTCAATTAAGACAATTGAGAATATAAAGGCAGATGAAGAAACATTAATTCCCGTAGGACCCGGAGTATTTTTAAAGGCAAAAATTGTTGACGATAAGGCATTAATTGGAGTAAAGTCAGATATCTATGTTGAAAAATCATTTAGTGAGATTATTGAAGATTTAAAAAAATCTATTGAAGATTTAGATAAAGCAGAAAAGGAAGGCATGAAGAAAGCTGAAGAATTAGCTAAGGCAATAACTGCTTTAAGAAAAGAACTGCAGGCAGGAATACAAAAAGCTCAACAAGCTCAAGAAAACGAATAA